A genomic region of Arachis hypogaea cultivar Tifrunner chromosome 5, arahy.Tifrunner.gnm2.J5K5, whole genome shotgun sequence contains the following coding sequences:
- the LOC112800526 gene encoding uncharacterized protein, translating to MDMEYQLPQNYSTTKKTKHNLIPATPTCTNDNYCSCSCFFCIVSETVPTLRRAKISRYFKQMPHLDDQEHILALNGLWKIAITKPNDPEFPSLGIFRCMAKLIQKSVSYKDWLLRDQNMYIPYYAAHIIGSYAMNEVKLADKAVKSNVVKPLIELFIGKISWVEQRVALRALGHLASHEATFEAVAEHEAEIIEAAIDIASTCLDTVYEKFVSLKESERLEYQRNLLTRGQRGLELENRKAEEWANQLQCWSLYLLDCFAWRERSVGLICKKQQFLKELCGMWGGLANPTSPAGLGLVRTLCHTKIGRESIADLKEVIVNLCNVSRSSDDRQKLAIESLLQLLKDPFTRYKVMDIVVPVLVDLVELKSLGQTITQTLLQDYHKIKFFRSLNLKSERTKITLEELWDLKVDRVKRESPMTEQEIREKEAMACALKQEGNNEFWLGNMEMAAMKYSKALDLCPLKRKRERVVLHSNRAQCHLVVGDAESAVSDASRALCLSNNGYGTATCLHGKSLWRRAQAYDMKGLSKESLMDCLAFISNRFGATDRKRKGFKFKIPYYVARMVNKQMNATWLFASSEKSRRRRDKCDATNLMKKKTTTWRKIKVTSNNNGGEPLIGRRVRLNRRELRRANPRRKVVGEK from the exons ATGGATATGGAATACCAACTCCCACAAAATTATTCAACCACAAAGAAGACAAAACATAACTTGATACCTGCTACACCAACATGCACCAACGACAACTACTGTTCCTGTTCTTGTTTCTTCTGCATCGTGTCTGAAACAGTTCCTACTCTCAGAAGAGCCAAAATCTCTCGCTACTTCAAACAAATGCCTCACTTAGACGACCAAGAACACATCCTAGCTTTAAATGGGCTCTGGAAAATTGCTATCACTAAACCAAACGACCCAGAGTTTCCTTCCCTTGGCATATTCAGATGCATGGCTAAATTGATTCAAAAAAGTGTCAGCTACAAAGATTGGCTTCTTAGGGACCAGAATATGTATATCCCTTACTATGCAGCACATATCATTGGTTCCTACGCCATGAATGAAGTTAAGCTTGCGGATAAAGCAGTTAAATCCAACGTGGTTAAGCCACTAATCGAACTATTTATTGGGAAAATAAGTTGGGTTGAGCAGAGAGTTGCACTTCGTGCACTTGGCCACCTGGCAAGCCATGAAGCAACTTTTGAAGCCGTAGCGGAACACGAAGCTGAAATCATAGAAGCAGCCATTGACATAGCTTCTACGTGCCTCGACACTGTTTATGAGAAGTTTGTTTCTTTGAAGGAATCAGAGAGATTAGAGTACCAAAGGAACTTGCTGACGAGAGGGCAGAGAGGGTTGGAACTAGAGAATAGAAAGGCGGAAGAATGGGCCAACCAGCTTCAGTGCTGGTCTCTCTATCTTCTTGATTGCTTTGCATGGAGAGAAAGATCTGTGGGATTGATCTGCAAGAAGCAGCAGTTCTTGAAGGAATTGTGTGGGATGTGGGGTGGTTTAGCGAATCCAACTTCACCTGCGGGATTAGGACTTGTAAGAACTCTTTGTCATACCAAAATAGGTAGAGAAAGCATAGCGGATTTGAAAGAAGTGATAGTGAATCTTTGTAACGTTTCAAGATCCTCGGATGATAGACAAAAGTTGGCCATTGAAAGCCTTTTGCAACTTCTTAAGGATCCATTCACAAGATATAAGGTCATGGATATTGTAGTTCCGGTTCTTGTTGATTTGGTTGAGCTCAAAAGCTTAGGACAAACAATCACACAGACCCTATTACAGGATTACCACAAGATCAAGTTTTTCAGGTCGTTGAATTTGAAGAGCGAAAGGACCAAGATAACTTTGGAAGAGTTATGGGATTTGAAGGTGGATAGAGTGAAGAGAGAGAGTCCAATGACTGAGCAAGAGATCAGAGAAAAAGAAGCCATGGCTTGTGCTTTGAAACAAGAAGGAAACAATGAGTTTTGGTTAGGGAACATGGAAATGGCTGCGATGAAGTATTCAAAGGCTTTGGATTTGTGTCCattgaagagaaagagagagagagtggtgctTCATAGCAATAGAGCACAGTGTCATTTGGTTGTTGGAGATGCAGAATCTGCAGTGAGCGATGCAAGTCGAGCTCTGTGCTTATCGAATAATGGTTATGGAACTGCCACGTGTCTTCATGGGAAGAGCTTGTGGAGAAGAGCACAGGCTTATGACATGAAAGGGCTCTCCAAAGAGAGCTTGATGGATTGCTTGGCGTTCATTAGTAACCGTTTTGGTGCGACTGATCGGAAGAGAAAGGGTTTCAAGTTCAAGATTCCGTACTATGTGGCTCGTATGGTTAACAAGCAGATGAACGCCACGTGGCTCTTTGCTTCTTCGGAAAAGTCAAGGCGGCGCAGAGATAAATGCGATGCTACCAACTTGATGAAGAAGAAGACTACTACGTGGAGAAAAATTAAAG ttACGTCTAACAATAATGGAGGAGAACCTTTGATTGGGAGACGAGTGCGGCTAAACAGAAGAGAGTTGAGAAGGGCGAATCCGAGGAGAAAAGTAGTGGGTGAAAAATGA